Proteins encoded together in one Temnothorax longispinosus isolate EJ_2023e chromosome 5, Tlon_JGU_v1, whole genome shotgun sequence window:
- the LOC139813492 gene encoding uncharacterized protein: MYKVQTDEIMECGKIQHNFLAVMTISLASISLANVLVQPGYKHQYDSNRRYLQDQSAPQYWTQSPIEQYRAEQLPDQESTQYRPGVQTVYPYESNQADARSHVLSYPHRPPYHHYLPRSHHVHFARIGGHGYVRPSVYGYVGHPQSLMVHNRRKRSDPASTESSKSEVVAHDNDVAAKSPSTDAKHSTTIDSLLPEHEPTDTTDKRVENRQIRNDYITNPRSFGLYNITLMI, translated from the exons ATGTACAAAGTACAAACTGACGAAATTATGGAATGCGGAAAAATTCAACATAAC ttcttAGCAGTGATGACAATCTCACTAGCAAGTATTTCACTTGCCAACGTCCTCGTTCAACCCGGATATAAACATCAATACGATAGCAATCGACGCTATTTGCAAGATCAGTCTGCTCCGCAGTACTGGACACAGTCTCCGATTGAACAATATCGCGCGGAACAATTACCGGACCAGGAATCGACGCAATATCGTCCGGGAGTTCAAACAGTGTATCCCTATGAATCGAATCAAGCCGATGCTCGTTCGCATGTGTTAAGCTATCCACATCGTCCACCGTACCACCATTATTTACCGAGGTCACACCATGTGCATTTCGCAAGAATAGGAGGTCATGGATATGTACGGCCCTCGGTGTATGGATATGTCGGCCATCCTCAATCTTTG ATGGTACACAACCGAAGGAAAAGATCGGATCCTGCAAGCACTGAATCCAGTAAATCTGAGGTCGTTGCACATGACAATGATGTGGCCGCGAAGTCGCCCTCAACTGACGCCAAGCATTCTACAACCATCGACTCGTTACTTCCAGAACATGAGCCTACTGATACTACTg ATAAGCGTGTGGAGAACCGTCAGATCAGGAATGACTACATAACAAATCCACGTTCATTCGGTTTATACAACATTactttaatgatataa
- the LOC139813767 gene encoding aminopeptidase N-like, giving the protein MEFPKLLLHIGLILATVTDLCVADDPNPIHRLPINSGPFDYNLSLIIPDLEKSNTFHGEIRVTVTIFRDSFNISLHSQGLEINKTATTLTTKTLMNNTITYKPTEHTYDHETNILSLHFKRQLFRGTSYILNMKFAGNFSQPDLFGLGGGGFIKIPYTDEEEYKKYNRTLAATYFMPNKARRMFPCWDEPGINSLFYISVMHHQKYMALSNWPIREQYNVENDMKWTHFDRTNLVSAYHVGIVIVSDFDRVNNTDQSVNVWCRSSLTSSARFVQSIAERVTPLLEKYTDRTKGVPKIDHVMIPDYNTASMGDWGIIIYRESKVVYDEGRDPTFRRKEVASLVAYEIAHQWFGNFITPLWWTDMWLNEGFAVYFQAYFLDKLQIGFKDSRSMDLFVTGAMHHALYRDAGLLGSVTLNLYDDDTLDNQLLNQLFVDQVREKAPAILRMLHHAMGDKIFQKGIAKYFATKQYSAVTPDDFWRAIQSAKDEPSYPPRDRYFNIGIKEVMDMWIVQNRYPVLNVTMNYETGNYKTGELVITQKCFHATEGTNNKWWIPITYTDESRRNFSNTMPVFWLKPDETLRMPINTLGWIIVNLQQTAYCRVYYDTGIYERIIPFLGSQEHTKIHVLNRAQIIDDAYAFLLEDQLESSIFNYLIAYYTFERDYVAWRPMFRILERNEKYFSLPESKGFKLYMVQNFNGVLQHLGYEENPDDDDLTKLLRLEATKWACTVGHAECKRSAAVKLTKYLADPDTHKIPYWWRDWTYCFGLAVANKTTWDKMMERYVLTSPNDDLLRNLNCAENPDIIINFLNITASNTTLFKDLDHVFIFNVILEKHARNDLVLDYILANFDNIKPRLLSATQTLYTVYQNVYSNEQLSKVNTFAGKYFHQDRDALARVTFMIQTRRNKLKASVDIFTKRFGKSQTLIDQLQKLDYDEEDVNSGLINQDVASVTITMDQDLSA; this is encoded by the exons ATGGAATTCccaaaattgttattacataTCGGTTTAATATTGGCTACAGTCACGGACTTGTGTGTCGCTGATGATCCAAATCCAATACATCGTTTACCCATCAACTCAGGACCATTTGATTATAACCTTAGTCTGATTATTCCGGATCTCGAAAAAAGCAATACTTTTCACGGTGAAATCAGAGTCACTGTCACCATTTTTCGCGATTCGTTTAACATAAGCTTACACTCGCAAggattagaaataaataaaacggcGACAACGTTAACGACGAAAACGTTGATGAACAACACAATAACATATAAACCGACGGAACATACTTATGACCATGAAACGAATATATTATCGCTACATTTCAAACGGCAATTGTTTCGCGGCACATCTTACATCCTGAACATGAAGTTTGCTGGTAATTTCTCTCAGCCTGATCTTTTTGGGCTCGGTGGTGgtggttttataaaaattccgtACACAGACGAGgaagaatacaaaaaatataacaggac GTTGGCCGCAACATACTTCATGCCGAATAAAGCTAGACGAATGTTTCCATGTTGGGACGAGCCAGggataaattctttattctaTATCTCCGTGATGCATCATCAGAAATACATGGCATTGTCAAACTGGCCGATCCGAGAGCAGTACAACGTAGAAAATGACATGAAATGGACACACTTTGACCGCACTAATTTAGTGTCCGCTTATCACGTGGGAATTGTGATTGTATCAGATTTTGATCGCGTTAATAACACGGACCAGTCCGTTAATGTGTGGTGCAGATCGTCTTTGACATCGTCAGCAAGATTCGTGCAGAGCATTGCCGAACGGGTCACGCCGCTCTTGGAAAAATATACCGATAGAACCAAAGGGGTACCGAAAATAGATCACGTCATGATACCAGATTATAACACCGCCTCGATGGGAGATTGGGGAATCATCATTTACCG CGAATCAAAAGTTGTCTACGATGAAGGCAGAGATCCCACATTTCGGAGAAAAGAAGTGGCGTCGTTAGTAGCATATGAAATCGCACATCAGTGGTTCGGCAATTTCATCACCCCATTATGGTGGACTGACATGTGGTTAAATGAGGGATTTGCTGTGTATTTCCAGGCGTATTTCCTCGACAAG TTGCAAATTGGATTTAAAGATTCGCGGTCAATGGACTTGTTCGTTACTGGAGCCATGCACCATGCTCTCTATCGAGATGCTGGCTTATTGGGTTCTGTTACATTGAACCTTTATGATGACGATACCTTGGATAACCAACTCTTAAACCAACTCTTTGTTGATCAAGTTCGTGAAAAAG CTCCAGCTATATTGCGCATGTTACATCATGCAATGGGCGacaagatatttcaaaagGGTATCGCCAAGTATTTCGCTACAAA gCAATATTCGGCGGTCACTCCCGATGATTTCTGGAGGGCCATACAAAGTGCTAAAGACGAACCTTCTTACCCCCCTAGAgatcgatattttaatatcggaATAAAAGAAGTGATGGATATGTGGATAGTCCAAAATCGTTATCCTGTGCTGAATGTAACGATGAATTACGAAACTGGTAATTACAAAACTGGTGAACTAGTAATAACACAAAAATGTTTCCACGCAACTGAAGGTACCAATAATAAATGGTGGATACCCATAACCTACACTGACGAGAGCCGTCGGAATTTTTCCAATACTATGCCCGTTTTTTGGTTAAAGCCAGACGAAACTCTTAGAATGCCAATTAATACTCTTGGTTGGATTATCGTCAATCTACAACAAACTg CATACTGTCGTGTCTATTACGATACCGGAATTTACGAAAGAATCATACCTTTCTTGGGCTCTCAAGAACACACGAAAATACACGTTCTCAATCGTGCTCAAATTATCGATGATGCATATGCCTTTTTGCTCGAAGACCAACTAGAAAGCTCCATATTCAATTATCTTATAGCTTACTACACATTTGAGAGAGATTATGTGGCATGGCGTCCAATGTTCCGAATATTAGAACGGAATGAGAAGTACTTTTCACTGCCAGAGAGTAAAGGTTTCAAG TTATACATGGTACAAAACTTTAATGGGGTTCTTCAACATTTGGGATACGAAGAAAATCCTGATGATGACGATCTCACTAAGTTACTAAGGCTAGAGGCCACGAAATGGGCATGTACCGTCGGTCACGCGGAATGCAAAAGAAGCGCTGCCGTTAAATTAACCAAATATTTGGCGGATCCTGATACTCACAA GATTCCATACTGGTGGAGAGATTGGACGTACTGCTTTGGTTTGGCGGTAGCTAATAAGACTACTTGGGATAAAATGATGGAACGATATGTGCTAACATCACCTAATGACGATCTTTTGAGAAACTTGAATTGTGCTGAAAATCCTGATATCATTATCAACTTTTTGAATATTACAGCATCGAATACTACATTATTTAAGGATCTGGACCATGTATTTATCTTCAATGTAATTCTTGAAAAACATGCACGCAACGATTTGGTCCTTGACTACATATTagcaaattttgataatataaaacccAG ATTACTTTCTGCAACACAAACGTTATATACTGTATATCAGAATGTTTATTCTAACGAACAATTGTCCAAG GTGAACACATTTGCGggaaaatatttccatcaaGATCGAGACGCTTTGGCACGAGTTACATTTATGATACAAACGCGtagaaataaacttaaagCGTCcgtagatatttttacaaaacgatTTGGAAAAAGTCAAACTTTAATTGatcaattacaaaaattagattatGATGAAGAAGACGTCAATAGTGGGTTGATCAATCAAGACGTTGCGTCTGTTACAATCACGATGGATCAAGACCTATctgcataa